GGTTAAATTCCTGAACAGTATCATATCTGCTGGCATCCTCTTTCATTTTAGCGAGGAACTCATCTACAGGCAACTGGTACTTTGTGATCAGTTCACGGTAGGTAGCGTCTTCATTGAGGCTCTTTCCATCATAGTTGAGTGCGAGCTGCATATCATGGGCAAATGCGAGTGCTTTTTCCGGCAGATATTGTTTGAAGATGGTAAGGGCAATAGCTGGTTTCTCAGAATCCATGATATCATCGGTATGCAGATATTCTTCGAGGAATGGCTCTCCGAATTTTATACCAGTAGTAGCTTCTACCTGTGTATGTGCCTGTTTGATATAGTTGTACATGGCAGCAGCCGGACGACGATTGGCACTGAGGAACATTCCTCCGGAGAGTATTTCAAAATCAACGTTGGGACCTAACTGCTCCCGTAAGGATGTGATAACAGGCGTGAAGCCGTAACACCAGCCACATAGGGCATCGTATATATAGATCAGTTTCATGCGGTAATCTTTAGTTGGTACAGGCAGTTACTTTTTCTTTTTGCTGATGAATGCTTCCAGTTCAGCAGCACTGAAGCTGCTAAGATTGTGTGCAGCGGTGAGGCCACCTTTTCGTGCAGCCAGCGTACCGTAATAGATGTCATGAAAACCATCAGTGCTATGTGCATCCGGATCGATAGACAGCAGTACGTTTTTTTCCAGCGCATATGGAATCCATTCCCAGTCAATGTCGAGTCTGCGGGGATGCGCATTGATCTCAATCACCACATTATGTGTAGCACAGGCATCAATGATCTGCTGGTGATTTACCGGGTAACCGTTACGGCTAAGTAACAAGCGACCTGTCATATGTCCGAGTATGGTAGTATATGGATTCTCTATGGCTTTCAGGAGTCGTGCCATTGCTTTCTCTTCACTCATCTTAAGATTTGAGTGTACAGATGCAATAACGAGATCGAAGGAGGCGAGTATTTCATCCGGATAATCCAGACTACCATCATTGAGGATATCGGCTTCAACGCTTTTGAAAATGCGGAATGGAGCCAGTTGTTTATTCAGTTCATCGATCTCTGCATGTTGTGCCTGTATGCGTTCGATACTGAGGCCGTTGGCATAGAAGGCAGAGCGCGAGTGATCACTGATAACGAGGTATTCAAATCCCTGTTCTTTAGCGGTGATGGCCATTTGCTGAAGTGTATGTTCGCCATCACTCCAGGTGCTGTGGCTATGGATAATGCCCTTGATGTCCTTGTGTGTGATGAGCACAGGCAATTGTTGCTTTTTTGCAAGGTCAATTGCCCGTCCGCCGTTACGGAGGCAGGGCTCTATATAATCCATTCCTGCCAATGTAAATATGGCTGCTTCGGTACTATTCGCAGGAATACTGTTCACATCAAGAGCGGCATTAAAATGCTCAAGGAAGGAGGCAGTGGCAGTGGTGGTAAATAATGTCTTATCAAAACTATCTGCTTCTGCGGGATATATTTTGATGATGATATTTTGTTCGTGTTGCCAGATGAGCGCACCTTCAGTGGTGGCGACAGCAGGCGTAAGTCCCGGCAGCTGTGCCAGTTTTTCCAGCAGGGCAGGAGCGGGGAGGGCAGCTACGAATGTTATTTCATCAATGATGTTTTCATTGCGGCGGAATTGTCCGGTTAATGAAACAGCAGCGGGAGCCAGCATTTGTGTCAGTTGTTTTTCCAGAGACAGGGCGAGGGATTCTACCTGCGCGTAGAGGTAGCGGCCCTGGTTACTGAAATAAAATTCTATGCTTTGTTTAACCGCGTCCTGTGTTTTTTGTCCGAAGCCTTTCAATAGGGTGAGGCGGTTTTCATTACAGGCGTAGAGGAGTTCACCCAGGGATTCCACTTCGAGTTCTTTCCAGATAGTGGCTATTTTTTTAGGTCCCAGGCCTTTGATTTTCATCATTTCCAGGATACCCGGAGGTGTTTTCAGGAGATAGGCTTCGAGGGCGGCAAATTTACCGGTCTGCAGCATTTCCTGAATAGCTTTGCTGATGGAGTCGCCGATGCCTTTTATTTTAGCAATTTCTTCCGGCGGCGTGACCTGCAATTGAATGGGCAGTTTTTCCACTGTAAAGGCGGCGCTGGCGAAGGACTTGGCTTTAAAACTATTATCGCCCTGGATATCCATCAGTTTTGATATCAGGGAGAAATTATCGGCAATAGCGTAATTATCGAGCATAAATTGGATTGAACTGCGAATTTAAAGAGGCTGGGGTACAAATAAAAAAAGATCCTGGCGATAGCCAGGACCTTTTATTTTACAGTATGTAAAGTCGATGTTACAACTCTGGAGCGATTGGCGCTGATGGAGTTGTGTTAGGAGTTTCAGCTGGTTTAGCAGCTTTTTTCCTTGGAGCAGCTTTCTTCTTAGGAGCAGCTTTCTTAACAGCAGCTTTTTTAGGAGCAGCTTTCTTAGCAGCAGCTTTTTTAGGAGCAGCTTTCTTAGCAGCAGCTTTTTTAGGAGCAGCTTTCTTAGCAGCAGCTTTTTTAGGAGCAGCCTTTTTAGGAGCAGCTTTCTTAGCAGCAGCTTTTTTAGGAGCGGCTTTCTTAGCAGCAGCTTTTTTAGGAGCGGCTTTCTTAGCAGCAGCTTTTTTAGGAGCGGCTTTCTTAGCAGCAGCTTTTTTAGGAGCGGCTTTCTTAGCAGCAGCTTTTTTAGGAGCAGCTTTCTTAGCAGCAGCTTTTTTAGGAGCGGCTTTTTTAGCAGCAGCTTTTTTAGGAGCAGCTTTTTTAGCCGCTTTCTTAATTGTTGCCATTGTTTTTTGAATTTTGGGTTAGTAATTAAAATTGGGTATTAGAAAAAACTTTATGGCAAACACTGTTCCAGACTTACGCCTGGGCAGTGGTGTCAAGTGATCTTACGGAAACGATGGTTCTGTTTTCACGTCCTTTTCTGAACTCAACAACTCCATCAGCAACTGCGAAAATGGTAAAATCTCTACCAATTCCTACGTTTGCACCAGGATGATAAACAGTACCGCGCTGACGAACAATAATGTTACCAGATACGGCTGCCTGACCACCAAATATTTTTACTCCCAGCCTTTTGCTTTGAGAATCACGGCCGTTCTTAACGCTACCTTCACCTTTTTTATGTGCCATTTCTTATGTACGGTTTTAAATCTTTATCAAATAAAAATTAAGCGATCTCGTTGATGCGGATCTTCGTAAAGTGTGTACGGTGACCAACTTTCTTTCTGAAACCTTTTCTGCGTTTCATTTTGAAGGCGATTACCTTATCACCCTGAACGTGGCTCAGGATTTCTGCTTTAACCACTGATTTTACATCAGTACCAACGGTCAGCTGGCCGCCATTATCTATTAACAGCACTTCAGAGAACTGCACTTTATCTCCGATATTTCCCTGCAACTGCTGTACAAAGATTTCCTGGTCTTTTTGTACTTTGAATTGCTGACCTGCGATTTTTACAACTGCAAACATAGTTATCCAAAAATAATTTCCTGCAAAAGTAGGATTTGTTTTCTAATTGACAAAGTTTTCTCAGCTTTTTGCTATCTGACCTGAAAACAGGCAGATTCCACTGAGAATACAATTTATATTTTCAAAGATACATACTTTATTTTAATATAGTTGTTTACATTCTTCCGCTACTATATTGATTTCGCTGTAATCCTTGCCGGCAGTGCCGTTGCGCTTATTACTCAATCCCACCCAACTGCCTGTAATATGAGCTTTTATAACAATTTTTATTTTATACATTTGTTCTTTCTCTTATCCTAAAATAAAAGGCATGAAGCTTAAATCACTGCTTGCCAAACCATTTGCTTCCATCGTTTCAAGTAAGATCAGGAAGGAAATGCAACGGGCGGTAGACGACCAGGAAGCCATCCTGGAGGAGTTGATAAAAACAGGCAGGAAAACTGAGTTTGGAAAGGATCATCACTTTGAAAATGTCAATAGTTACAATGATTTCAAACAGGCTGTGCCTGTCAGGGATTATGAGCTGTTCAAGCCATATATCAATAAGATAAAGGATGGCAAACAAAATGTGTTGTGGAAAGGACAGCCGATTTATCTTGCCAAAACTTCAGGCACCACCAGTGGCGTAAAGTATATTCCGATAACTAAAGACTCGGTTTCCAACCACATCGATACCGCCCGTAATGCACTGCTGAACTACATGGCAGAAACAGGCAAGACGGAATTTGCAGATGGTAAACTCATATTCTTATCTGGTTCTCCGGTGCTGGAAAGGGTAGGTGGCATTCCTTATGGACGCCTGAGTGGCATTGTGAATCACCACGTACCGCGATACCTGCGTACCAATCAGTTGCCCAGTTACGAAACCAACTGTATAGAAGACTGGGAAACCAAGCTGGATAAAATAGTTGACGAAACGATCAATGAAGACATGCGTCTGATCAGTGGTATTCCACCATGGATGCAGATGTATTTTGACAGACTGATCGAAAGAAGTGGAAAACCGGTAGGAGAGTTATTCAAGAACCTGGACGTACTGGTATATGGTGGTGTGAACTTTGAGCCGTACCGTGCAAAACTGTTGGCTTCCATTGGTCGTCCTATCAATACTGTAGAGACTTTCCCTGCTTCTGAAGGCTTCTTTGCCTTCCAGGATTCCCAGGATCATAAAGGCTTATTATTAAATACCAACGCTGGTATTTTCTATGAATTTATTCCTGCGAATGAGATCTTCGATCCGAATCCTACCCGTCTGTCACTCCGCGATGTGCAGATAGGTGTGAATTATGCGCTTGTTGTCAGCACGAATGCTGGTCTGTGGGCATATAATATTGGAGATACAGTAAAATTTGTATCTGTCAATCCTTACCGTCTCGTGGTGACCGGACGTATCAAACATTTCATTTCTGCGTTTGGTGAACACGTAATCGGAGAGGAAGTGGAATACAGTCTGATGCGTGCTGCCAGAGAAGAAAATCTGCAGATCACTGAATTTACAGTCGCTCCTATGGTCGCGCCACAGGGGGAACTGCCGTTCCATGAGTGGTTCGTTGAATTTGAGCAACAGCCTGCTGATCTTGCCGCCTTTGCAAGGAAGGTAGATGGCTACATGCAGGAAAAGAACATCTATTATAATGACCTGTTAACCGGAAATATTCTGCAGCCACTGAAAATCAGGACCGTACGCAAAAACGGATTTATTGATTATATGAAATCAGTAGGCAAGCTTGGCGGACAGAACAAAGTGCCTCGTCTGAGCAATGACAGGGCGCTCGTCGACGAACTGAGCAAATTTCTTATATAAATTAAGAATTAATCAATCAGGAATTAGGAATTAAGCAAGCAGGAATACACTGCTCTTAATTCCCAATTCTTAATTCCTAATTCCTAATTGTCTTATTTCCCTTATTATTGCAGCAATGAGTAAGAAGAACATAGCCATCTTTGGCTCCACAGGATCTATTGGCATCCAGGCATTGGAGGTAATTGAAGCTCATCCTGACAAGTTCAGCGTAGAAGTATTGACGGGCGGCACGAATGCCGATCTTTTAATAGAACAGGCGCTGAAGTTTCGTCCGAATGCAGTGGTAATAGCTGATGAAACACAATATCAGAAAGTAAAAGACGTATTATTTGATAAAGGTATCAAGGTATTTGCAGGTGCGAAGGCGATGGTAGAAGTTGCCGCCTGGAGTTCCATTGATATGATGCTGGCTGCTATTATGGGGTTTGCTGGTCTGGCGCCAACACTGGCAGCTATCGAGCAGGGAACACCTATCGCACTGGCCAATAAGGAAACACTTGTAGTAGCGGGTGATATTGTCATGGCTGCTGCAAACAAAAGAAATGTTCCTGTTGTACCGGTAGATTCAGAGCATTCTGCAATTTTCCAATGTTTACTCGGAGAAGACCTGAGAAATGTGGAAAAAGTGATCCTGACCGCTTCAGGAGGACCTTTCCTTGGCAAAAAGCCGAACTTCCTCATCAATGTAAAAAAAGATCATGCGTTACAGCATCCTAACTGGAGAATGGGTGCAAAGATCACGATAGATTGTGCCACCCTGATGAATAAAGGGCTGGAAATGATCGAAGCGCGCTGGCTGTTTAACCTGCCTCCTGAAAAGATCGAGGTAGTGATACATCCACAGTCTATCATTCACTCTATGGTAGAGTTTGTGGATGGATCGCTGAAAGCACAGCTGGGCGTACCCGACATGAAGTTACCTATACAACTGGCATTAGGATTTCCGGAGAGATTAGCCAACGATTTCCCGAAATTCTCATTCAAGAATAATCCTACCCTGACATTCGAACAGCCTGACACCAAGACTTTCCGTAACCTGGCCATTGCCATTGAGGCGATGCATAAGGGAGGAAATGCTGCGTGTGTTATGAATGCTGCTAATGAAGAAGTAGTACATGCCTTCCTAAAGAACAGGATCGGTTTCCTGCAGATGACAGAAGTGATAGAAGAAATCCTGGTGAAGGTACCTTTCGTAGAAAAACCTACCCTGCATGACTACCTGGAAAGCGATCAGGCGGCCAGAGAATATGCAAATTCCATGATCAACGCTATAGTGATTTAATATTACATTAACGCTATACTGCAGTTGAACCGCCTATATTTGCCGGACTATCTATAGATTAATAACATTATATATTTACTGTCAGATTCATCTATCTACATGACCACACAAGAAATATTGGTAAAGGCCGGGCAGTTGATACTGTCACTATCCATTCTGGTCGTACTCCACGAGCTCGGGCACTTTATCCCCGCCAAGCTTTTTAAAGCAAGGGTTGAAAAGTTTTAT
The DNA window shown above is from Chitinophaga agri and carries:
- a CDS encoding DsbA family protein, yielding MKLIYIYDALCGWCYGFTPVITSLREQLGPNVDFEILSGGMFLSANRRPAAAMYNYIKQAHTQVEATTGIKFGEPFLEEYLHTDDIMDSEKPAIALTIFKQYLPEKALAFAHDMQLALNYDGKSLNEDATYRELITKYQLPVDEFLAKMKEDASRYDTVQEFNQVEQWGITGFPAAIFDDGKEYFLIAKGYTPLDKLQEVIKKIRS
- a CDS encoding DNA polymerase/3'-5' exonuclease PolX; protein product: MLDNYAIADNFSLISKLMDIQGDNSFKAKSFASAAFTVEKLPIQLQVTPPEEIAKIKGIGDSISKAIQEMLQTGKFAALEAYLLKTPPGILEMMKIKGLGPKKIATIWKELEVESLGELLYACNENRLTLLKGFGQKTQDAVKQSIEFYFSNQGRYLYAQVESLALSLEKQLTQMLAPAAVSLTGQFRRNENIIDEITFVAALPAPALLEKLAQLPGLTPAVATTEGALIWQHEQNIIIKIYPAEADSFDKTLFTTTATASFLEHFNAALDVNSIPANSTEAAIFTLAGMDYIEPCLRNGGRAIDLAKKQQLPVLITHKDIKGIIHSHSTWSDGEHTLQQMAITAKEQGFEYLVISDHSRSAFYANGLSIERIQAQHAEIDELNKQLAPFRIFKSVEADILNDGSLDYPDEILASFDLVIASVHSNLKMSEEKAMARLLKAIENPYTTILGHMTGRLLLSRNGYPVNHQQIIDACATHNVVIEINAHPRRLDIDWEWIPYALEKNVLLSIDPDAHSTDGFHDIYYGTLAARKGGLTAAHNLSSFSAAELEAFISKKKK
- a CDS encoding histone H1-like repetitive region-containing protein, whose protein sequence is MATIKKAAKKAAPKKAAAKKAAPKKAAAKKAAPKKAAAKKAAPKKAAAKKAAPKKAAAKKAAPKKAAAKKAAPKKAAAKKAAPKKAAPKKAAAKKAAPKKAAAKKAAPKKAAAKKAAPKKAAVKKAAPKKKAAPRKKAAKPAETPNTTPSAPIAPEL
- the rpmA gene encoding 50S ribosomal protein L27; translation: MAHKKGEGSVKNGRDSQSKRLGVKIFGGQAAVSGNIIVRQRGTVYHPGANVGIGRDFTIFAVADGVVEFRKGRENRTIVSVRSLDTTAQA
- the rplU gene encoding 50S ribosomal protein L21, encoding MFAVVKIAGQQFKVQKDQEIFVQQLQGNIGDKVQFSEVLLIDNGGQLTVGTDVKSVVKAEILSHVQGDKVIAFKMKRRKGFRKKVGHRTHFTKIRINEIA
- a CDS encoding GH3 auxin-responsive promoter family protein, whose amino-acid sequence is MKLKSLLAKPFASIVSSKIRKEMQRAVDDQEAILEELIKTGRKTEFGKDHHFENVNSYNDFKQAVPVRDYELFKPYINKIKDGKQNVLWKGQPIYLAKTSGTTSGVKYIPITKDSVSNHIDTARNALLNYMAETGKTEFADGKLIFLSGSPVLERVGGIPYGRLSGIVNHHVPRYLRTNQLPSYETNCIEDWETKLDKIVDETINEDMRLISGIPPWMQMYFDRLIERSGKPVGELFKNLDVLVYGGVNFEPYRAKLLASIGRPINTVETFPASEGFFAFQDSQDHKGLLLNTNAGIFYEFIPANEIFDPNPTRLSLRDVQIGVNYALVVSTNAGLWAYNIGDTVKFVSVNPYRLVVTGRIKHFISAFGEHVIGEEVEYSLMRAAREENLQITEFTVAPMVAPQGELPFHEWFVEFEQQPADLAAFARKVDGYMQEKNIYYNDLLTGNILQPLKIRTVRKNGFIDYMKSVGKLGGQNKVPRLSNDRALVDELSKFLI
- a CDS encoding 1-deoxy-D-xylulose-5-phosphate reductoisomerase, with the protein product MSKKNIAIFGSTGSIGIQALEVIEAHPDKFSVEVLTGGTNADLLIEQALKFRPNAVVIADETQYQKVKDVLFDKGIKVFAGAKAMVEVAAWSSIDMMLAAIMGFAGLAPTLAAIEQGTPIALANKETLVVAGDIVMAAANKRNVPVVPVDSEHSAIFQCLLGEDLRNVEKVILTASGGPFLGKKPNFLINVKKDHALQHPNWRMGAKITIDCATLMNKGLEMIEARWLFNLPPEKIEVVIHPQSIIHSMVEFVDGSLKAQLGVPDMKLPIQLALGFPERLANDFPKFSFKNNPTLTFEQPDTKTFRNLAIAIEAMHKGGNAACVMNAANEEVVHAFLKNRIGFLQMTEVIEEILVKVPFVEKPTLHDYLESDQAAREYANSMINAIVI